Part of the Aurantiacibacter aquimixticola genome, GGAGCGGCCGCCCGACCTTCGCTCGATCTGTCGGGGCAGGCGGACACTGCGCTCGAATCGGTCCTGGATGCGGAACCGGAAACGCTGGCCGATTGGCTTGCAATCGCCCGCGACATGGCCGCCGAAGCCGCCGGAAGCGAAGAACGCACACGCGCCGCGCTTTACGAGGCCGTCGGCCGCGCATGGGATTTCGCCCTCGCCGCGCAGGATGCGCCGGACGATTTCGCCGAGCTGCTTGGCGATGCCGGGATCGCCATGCAGGACCGCGCACCCATGACGCCGATCGTAAAGCTCGTCTTCGGTGTCGATTATGACAAGACGCGCCTTACCGAATATGCCGCCGTCCTGTCCTTCGCCGCACGCACGGGAATCGGCCAAGGCGAGTTGGGCGCGTTTCTCAAGCGAGCCGAGGGCGGCCTGAAGGGTGTCGTCGCGCAGGAGCGCGCACATCGCCGGGAGAGCGAAGGGAAAGCGCCCAAACAGGTCCGCAAGCAGCCGCGAAAAGCGATCGCGAAAAAGTTGCGCGCCCTGGCACCGCAGGGTTTCAACGCGGTGTCTGACGATGGCGGCGAGTTCGGCCTGGTGATGATCCGCCGTACCGAAACGGGTGAAGTCGTGATGCTGGGCGAAGTGCCGGCCAATGCCAGCCTGATCGAAAAGGCGGCTCGCGAATTGATCGGCTGACGCCCGCTTTTAGGCATGTGGAACGCGCGCATCGCTCGGCCATTGGCTAGGCATGCCGCTTTCACCGTCTGTCGCCACCCGTATCCAGCCTTATTTCGGCCATCGCAATCGTGATCGGCTGGTGCTGTCGGCGCGCGCCTTGCGTTGCAGACCGCCCGCATTCGGCGAAGGCTCCCGATGGAAGGCGATGCGCACGCTGCTCGCCCAATTCGCGAGCCGCGAAGTCGAGGGCGTTGCCGTGCGGCTAATGGCAAGGGACGGCGAAACCGTCTTGCTCGATACGATGCGCGTCACCGATGGCGAGGGCTTCGTCCATTTCGACGCCGCCCTCGATCCCGCATGGGACTTGCCGGTGCACCCCGCATGGGAGGTTGTGCAACTGGAATGGGAAAATTCCGAAGGCCCACAAAGCGTCGATGCGCACATTCTCGTGCCCGGCAGCAAAAGCGACCTGGCGGTCATCTCTGACATCGACGACACCATCATCGAAACCGGCATCACCGGCGGTCCGCGCAACATTGCGCGCAACTGGAAACGCATTTTCGCGCAATTGCCGCATGAGCGGATCGCAGTCCCCGACGCACAGAGCTTCTATGGCGAGCTGGGCGGCGGCGATCCTGCGCCCGACGCGGACGGCTGCCCGCACCGCATGCGCGCGACAAGGCGGCCATTCTTCTACATCTCCTCCAGCCCATGGAACCTGTTCAGCTATCTCGTCGCTTTCATGCGCGGCAAGGGGCTGCCGCTTGGCCCGATGAAGCTGCGCGACTGGGGTCTCAGTCGCGAGACATTCGGAAAGAGCAGTCATGGCGCACACAAGAAGGCTGCGCTCGATTCGATCCTCGGCATGTATCCGGAGATGGGGTTCGCGCTGATCGGCGACGATACGCAAGGCGATCTTGCCGCCTTTGCGCATGCCGTCGCCCGGCACCCCGGACGGGTCGCGGCGGTATTCCTGCGGAAGGCTGCGGGCGAGGATTTTTCAGCCGAGGAGGTCGAGGCGAAGGCCGTGATCGAGGGCGCGAATGTGCCGCTCTGGCTCGGCGCGACCTATGCCGAAGGCGCGGATTTCCTGCGCGCCCTGGATTTCACGCTGGGCGGCGAGACCGAGCAGATCGTACGCACCGTGGAGAAGGTGGAAACGGCAAAGGAAGGCGCAGAAGCCCCGGCTACGCTCTGAAATCTTCATTGCCCGTTCACCGCGCGGAGCGATATGCTGCCGATCGACACGATGCACATGCTTTCAAACCTGCTCGCCCGCCTGATCGCGCTGGTCGCGCTTTCGGCCATGCTCGCCCAGCCCGTGGCTGCGCAGGGCATTTCAATCCTGCGCGACGCGGAGACGGAGGCACTGCTGCAGGACATGACCGATCCGCTCGCCGAAGCGGCCGGGCTGGGCGAGGGCGCCGTCGAGGTCGTGCTGGTCGGCGACAGTTCGATCAATGCTTTCGTTGCCGGCGGACAGCGCATCTTCGTGCATTCCGGCCTGCTCAACGCAGCTGAGGATGCGGGCGAAGTGCAGGGCGTGATCGCGCATGAGCTCGGCCACATCACCGGCGGGCATATCAATCGCTTTTCCGAAGGTGTCGGCAATGCGACCAAGATCACGCTGCTGTCCGCTCTGCTGGCGGCGGCGGCGGCCTTTGCCGGCGGCGGCGAAGCGGCCATGGGCGTGCTCGCGGCGGGGCAGCAGGCGGCACAGGGCAGCTTCCTCGCTTTCAGCCGCACGCAGGAGGCCAGCGCCGATGCGGCTGGCGCACAATATCTCTCCGATGCCGGCATCAGCGGTCGCGGGAGCCTGGCCTTTTTCGAGAAGCTGCAGAACTTCGAGTTCCGCCGCGGCATTCCGCAGGGACAGGAGCGCGAATACGGCCGTACGCACCCGCTTTCCGGCAATCGCATCTCCCGGCTGCGCGATGACTACGTCGCGGATGTCGCGTGGGACACGCCGACCGATCCCGACCTGCAACGCAGGTTTGAACGGGTGAAGGCCAAGCTCTACGGCTACATCGCACCCTCGGAACGCACGCTGACTGCGTTCCCCGAATACATGACCGGCATCCCTGCCCGCTATGCGCGCGCCTACGCATACCACAAGGATGCGCGGATGGACGATGCGCTTGGCGAAGTGGATGCGCTGCTTTCCGCGGAGCCCGACAATCCCTATTTTCTCGAGCTGAGAGGCCAGGTCCTGATGGAATCGGGACGCGTAGACGAAGCGTTGCCGCCTCTGCGCGAGGCGACCCGGCTCACCGGATCGAACCCGCTTATCGCCAGCATGCTTGGCCATGCGCTCATCGCCACCGAGGACCGCGCCAATCTCGACGAGGCGGAGCAGGTGCTGCGCGCGGCCATCGGGCGCGACCACGAAAATCCCTTCGCGTGGTATCAGCTCGGCGTTGTCTACGGTCAGCGCGGCGACACACCTCGCGCGCGGCTCGCCAGTGCCGAACAGCAGATCCTGTCCGGCAATCCGCAGGCCGCGCTCGTCAATGCAGGAGCCGCCGAACAGGCTCTGGAGCGCGGCACGCCCGACTGGATCCGCGCGCAGGACGTCCAGCTGCAGGCGCGCGCGCAGCTTGAACGTATGGCTGAGCGCCGATAGGCGCCGGAGCCGTCATGCGCTGGATCGTCACTGCCCTTATCGCTCTTGTCGCCGGTTTCGCCGGCGCGGCTGCGTTCAGCTATTCCGGCCTCGGCCCGGATGGGACGCGCGACTATCTGATGGCCAATCCCGAAGTGCTGCCCGAGGCTATGGCCGAGCTGCAACGCCGCGATACGATGGCGCGTATCGAACCGATCCGCAGCGAGTTGGAAACCCCCTATCCCGGCGCCGTGCTAGGCAATCCCGACGGCACGATCACCCTGGTCGAATTCAGCGATTATGCCTGCGGATACTGCCGCCAGAGCCTAGCTGATGTGAATGCACTCATCGCTGCCAATCCCGATCTGCGCGTCGTAATCCGGGAGTATCCTGTGCTGTCGGATGGCAGCGTGGACGCGGCACGGATGGCGCTCGCCGCCGCAGACCAGGGCAAGTTCGAAGCTTTCCATAACGCCATGTTCGCGCAGGACGCGCTCGGCGCGGGCAATATCGAAACCGCCGCGCAGGTTGCGGGCCTCGATCTGGAACAGGCGCGCGCACGGATCGATGCAGGTGCCTACGATACGCAGCTTCAGAACAACGTCTTCCTTGGCCAGAACATGCGCCTCTCCGGCACGCCTGCCTTCATCGTCGGCGATGAGGTGCTCAATGGCGCCGTGGGTGCGGAAATGATCGGCGATGCCATCGCCGAGGCGCGCGATTCGTAAGGCGAACGGCCTGCCGCGGGAGGCCGCACCGTGAAATTTGGTCTGACGAAGGCCCGCATTTCGGCTAGGAAAGGCGGCATGGCCGTGCTGCCGTTCAAACCTGCACCGTTCTTCGAGGACAAGAACCGCGCATTCTGGCGGCTGCAAATGCTGGGCTGGGGCGGCGCGTTCATTCTGCGCATGGCGACATCGCTTGCCAATGAACGCGGCCTCGATTTTCTCGTCGTCGTGGTGATCTTCACCATTGCTGGTTTCTCGATCAGCACCGTGCTTTCGGTGATCTACAACCACCTTATAAATCGCACGCCGCTGGTGACCTGGACTGCGACCGCGCTCGTCTTGTCGGGTGCCGTGGCGGTGTCGGCCTTTATCAGCGCGTGGACGCTCGATGTGTATTCCGGCGGAAGCGAGGCGAGCTTCGCGCAGCTGATGTTCGGGGTGTTCTATATCGATCTCACGCTGCTCGGCGCATGGTCCGGCCTCTATTATGCGATAAATTTCTTCCTTCAGGTCGAGGAACAGACGGACAGGCTGGAGAGGCTAGAGGCGCAGGCGACCAGCGCGCAGCTTGCGATGCTACGCTATCAGCT contains:
- a CDS encoding phosphatase domain-containing protein; the encoded protein is MPLSPSVATRIQPYFGHRNRDRLVLSARALRCRPPAFGEGSRWKAMRTLLAQFASREVEGVAVRLMARDGETVLLDTMRVTDGEGFVHFDAALDPAWDLPVHPAWEVVQLEWENSEGPQSVDAHILVPGSKSDLAVISDIDDTIIETGITGGPRNIARNWKRIFAQLPHERIAVPDAQSFYGELGGGDPAPDADGCPHRMRATRRPFFYISSSPWNLFSYLVAFMRGKGLPLGPMKLRDWGLSRETFGKSSHGAHKKAALDSILGMYPEMGFALIGDDTQGDLAAFAHAVARHPGRVAAVFLRKAAGEDFSAEEVEAKAVIEGANVPLWLGATYAEGADFLRALDFTLGGETEQIVRTVEKVETAKEGAEAPATL
- a CDS encoding M48 family metalloprotease, producing the protein MLPIDTMHMLSNLLARLIALVALSAMLAQPVAAQGISILRDAETEALLQDMTDPLAEAAGLGEGAVEVVLVGDSSINAFVAGGQRIFVHSGLLNAAEDAGEVQGVIAHELGHITGGHINRFSEGVGNATKITLLSALLAAAAAFAGGGEAAMGVLAAGQQAAQGSFLAFSRTQEASADAAGAQYLSDAGISGRGSLAFFEKLQNFEFRRGIPQGQEREYGRTHPLSGNRISRLRDDYVADVAWDTPTDPDLQRRFERVKAKLYGYIAPSERTLTAFPEYMTGIPARYARAYAYHKDARMDDALGEVDALLSAEPDNPYFLELRGQVLMESGRVDEALPPLREATRLTGSNPLIASMLGHALIATEDRANLDEAEQVLRAAIGRDHENPFAWYQLGVVYGQRGDTPRARLASAEQQILSGNPQAALVNAGAAEQALERGTPDWIRAQDVQLQARAQLERMAERR
- a CDS encoding DsbA family protein, which codes for MRWIVTALIALVAGFAGAAAFSYSGLGPDGTRDYLMANPEVLPEAMAELQRRDTMARIEPIRSELETPYPGAVLGNPDGTITLVEFSDYACGYCRQSLADVNALIAANPDLRVVIREYPVLSDGSVDAARMALAAADQGKFEAFHNAMFAQDALGAGNIETAAQVAGLDLEQARARIDAGAYDTQLQNNVFLGQNMRLSGTPAFIVGDEVLNGAVGAEMIGDAIAEARDS